Proteins from one Bos indicus x Bos taurus breed Angus x Brahman F1 hybrid chromosome 19, Bos_hybrid_MaternalHap_v2.0, whole genome shotgun sequence genomic window:
- the KIF2B gene encoding kinesin-like protein KIF2B — protein sequence MASQLFRPLTPRLSSLTPVKPHFGHLQAGISVAIQRTDGRIHLAVVTEIKRDNAWVTVEWAEKGVKKGKKVALETIFLLNPALALAGPAAQGRASRSVSLAPPSVIGDQRTAARWAGKIPQRNETPSGDSLAVRVPSSPCLMTQRKSACLREIEKLQKQRERRRRLHREIRAQRARDADTGNAHYEIRRLIEECRRRLRGGRISGPEPRDGRRICVCVRKRPLNRQEATREDLDIVTIPSDNVVMVHESKQKVDLTRYLENQTFCFDHAFDDTASNELVYQFTAQPLVESIFRHGMATCFAYGQTGSGKTHTMGGGFSGRDQDCSKGIYAMVAQDVFLLLKTSAYEKLDLKVYGTFFEIYGGKVYDLLNWKKKLQVLEDGSQQIQVVGLQEQEVCCVEDMLNLVELGNSCRTSGQTSVNAHSSRSHAVFQIILKSQGKLHGKFSLVDLAGNERGADTAKANRKRQLEGAEINKSLLALKECIRALGQNKSHTPFRASKLTQVLRDSFIGQNSSTCMIATISPGMASCENTLNTLRYANRVKEITLNLRPRHRCLYPAEREMPRVLENHIRNSEMSLQGDEFIRIPCLQSEEEKETEEIKVLSSPLVDTTISWKEASQWPDNKIQDTSDEVNCNVDFCIAQLLSILEKKIDILTEIRRKLKLLQADLQKESRHGEVNGERSDLK from the coding sequence ATGGCCAGCCAGTTATTCCGCCCTCTCACCCCGCGCCTCTCGTCCTTGACACCTGTGAAGCCGCATTTCGGACACCTCCAAGCGGGCATCAGCGTGGCGATCCAGCGCACCGACGGGAGAATCCATCTCGCAGTGGTCACAGAGATCAAACGGGACAACGCTTGGGTCACGGTAGAGTGGGCGGAAAAAGGAgtcaaaaaaggcaaaaaggttgcTTTAGAGACCATATTCCTGCTGAATCCAGCTCTGGCCTTGGCTGGGCCCGCCGCGCAGGGCAGGGCTTCGCGCTCCGTGTCTCTGGCGCCCCCTTCCGTTATCGGGGACCAGCGAACAGCCGCGCggtgggctgggaagatcccccagagaaacgAAACGCCCTCGGGGGACAGCCTGGCCGTGAGAGTTCCCAGCAGCCCTTGCCTGATGACACAGCGGAAATCTGCCTGCCTACGAGAAATTGAGAAACTGCAGAAGCAGCGCGAGAGGCGCCGACGGCTGCACCGCGAGATTCGCGCCCAGCGCGCCCGGGACGCAGATACTGGAAATGCCCACTATGAGATCCGGCGCCTGATCGAGGAGTGCCGCCGGCGCCTGCGCGGGGGCCGGATTTCCGGCCCTGAGCCGCGGGACGGCCGCCGCATCTGCGTCTGTGTGAGGAAGCGGCCTCTCAACCGGCAGGAGGCCACGCGGGAGGACCTAGATATCGTCACCATCCCCTCGGACAACGTGGTCATGGTGCACGAGTCCAAGCAGAAGGTGGACCTCACTCGCTACCTGGAGAACCAGACCTTTTGCTTCGACCACGCTTTTGACGACACCGCCTCCAACGAGTTGGTGTATCAATTTACTGCCCAGCCGTTGGTTGAGTCCATCTTCCGCCATGGCATGGCCACCTGCTTTGCCTATGGACAGACAGGCAGCGGGAAAACGCACACTATGGGCGGAGGCTTTTCGGGAAGAGACCAAGATTGTTCTAAAGGCATTTACGCCATGGTGGCGCAGGATGTTTTCCTCTTACTGAAAACTTCCGCATATGAGAAGCTGGACCTCAAAGTCTATGGGACGTTTTTTGAGATTTATGGGGGAAAGGTGTATGACTTGTTGAACTGGAAGAAGAAGCTGCAAGTCCTTGAGGATGGCAGTCAACAAATCCAGGTAGTCGGGCTGCAGGAGCAGGAGGTGTGTTGTGTGGAAGACATGCTGAACCTCGTGGAACTAGGGAACAGTTGCCGGACTTCAGGACAGACATCAGTCAATGCCCACTCTTCCAGGAGCCACGCAGTGTTCCAGATCATTTTAAAGTCTCAAGGGAAACTGCATGGCAAGTTTTCCCTTGTTGACTTAGCTGGGAATGAAAGAGGAGCAGATACTGCCAAGGCCAACCGGAAAAGACAGCTGGAAGGAGCAGAGATTAATAAGAGTCTCCTGGCACTCAAAGAATGCATCCGAGCTTTGGGTCAGAACAAGTCTCATACCCCATTCAGAGCCAGCAAGCTCACACAGGTGCTCCGGGACTCCTTTATAGGCCAGAACTCCTCCACTTGCATGATTGCTACTATCTCTCCAGGGATGGCCTCTTGTGAAAATACCCTCAACACTTTAAGATATGCAAATAGAGTAAAAGAAATAACTCTAAATTTAAGGCCTCGCCATCGTTGTCTTTATCCTGCTGAACGTGAAATGCCAAGGGTGTTGGAAAATCACATTAGAAATTCAGAAATGTCCCTTCAGGGGGATGAATTTATTAGAATACCTTGCCTACAGagtgaggaggagaaagagactgaagaaatcaaagtgcTGTCCTCTCCATTAGTGGATACAACAATTTCCTGGAAGGAAGCAAGCCAATGGCCAGATAATAAAATCCAGGATACATCTGATGAAGTAAACTGCAATGTTGACTTTTGCATTGCCCAGTTATTGtccattttggagaagaaaatagatatTCTGACTGAGATTCGAAGGAAACTGAAATTATTACAAGCTGACCTTCAAAAGGAGAGCAGGCATGGTGAAGTCAATGGTGAGAGATCAGACCTGAAATGA